One genomic segment of Dehalococcoidia bacterium includes these proteins:
- a CDS encoding alpha-ketoacid dehydrogenase subunit beta, producing MAEKLFADAINEAIAEEMRRDPNVFIMGEDIRLSIYGATKNLYKEFGEERVLDTPLSENGFFGAAIGASLVGMRPIVETVTSFMWVAMDQLISQAAKMRYMFGGQATLPVVYRASMAYGAGSAAHHSDRNYPMFMNMPGVKIVVPATSADAKGLLKTAIRDDDPVIIFEDTNLMGTRGDVTEEEIPFGKAEILKKGNDCTIVGIAGSVKLALEAANKLEKEGISCEVINPRTLVPLDKQLILSSVEKTGRLVIADPAHKVCSAASEISSIIAEEGFWFLQSPIIKVASEQVHIPYAQTLEALVYPNIEKISKAVKETMEIE from the coding sequence ATGGCAGAAAAATTATTTGCTGATGCTATAAATGAAGCTATAGCTGAAGAAATGAGAAGAGACCCTAATGTATTTATTATGGGAGAAGATATAAGATTATCTATTTATGGAGCTACCAAAAATTTATATAAAGAATTTGGAGAGGAAAGGGTTTTAGATACGCCTTTGTCTGAAAATGGTTTTTTTGGAGCAGCAATAGGTGCTTCATTAGTTGGCATGAGGCCTATCGTAGAAACAGTAACTAGCTTTATGTGGGTGGCAATGGATCAATTAATATCACAAGCTGCAAAAATGAGATATATGTTTGGAGGCCAAGCAACATTACCGGTTGTTTATAGAGCATCAATGGCTTATGGTGCAGGTTCGGCTGCTCATCATTCTGATAGAAACTATCCAATGTTTATGAATATGCCAGGAGTAAAGATCGTTGTTCCAGCGACATCTGCTGATGCTAAAGGGCTACTAAAGACTGCTATCAGAGACGATGATCCTGTAATAATTTTTGAAGATACAAACTTAATGGGAACTAGAGGAGATGTAACAGAAGAAGAAATACCATTTGGTAAAGCTGAGATATTAAAAAAAGGTAATGATTGTACAATAGTAGGAATAGCTGGTTCGGTAAAGCTTGCATTAGAAGCAGCTAATAAACTGGAAAAAGAAGGAATATCTTGTGAAGTAATAAATCCAAGAACCTTAGTTCCTTTGGATAAACAATTAATTTTATCTTCAGTTGAAAAAACAGGTCGGCTGGTAATTGCTGATCCTGCACATAAAGTATGCTCAGCTGCTTCTGAAATTTCTTCAATTATTGCTGAAGAAGGGTTTTGGTTTTTACAGTCTCCAATTATAAAAGTAGCTTCTGAACAAGTTCACATACCTTATGCCCAGACTCTAGAGGCATTAGTTTATCCTAATATTGAAAAAATTTCAAAAGCCGTTAAAGAAACAATGGAAATAGAATAA